The DNA window taattttaaatgaTAAGGTTGAAAACTTGAATAGAAATAATTAAATCTTAAGTTAATTTGTCAAATATCAGTTGAAACGTTAATATAAAtagtaataaatataaattctaattgaattatatATGTTCAAAATATAGAGATTGAAAAGTCTGCTCAAAATAATTTAACCTTATAAAGAAATGGTAAATGCAATCTAATTTGGGTCATTGAGTAATTTAAAGCAATGCAAGTCCATAGAGAAAGCAAAAGAGAAAGCTTAAAATTCAGAcaataaaaatatgaataaacaTAAAGTCAAATGTTACTAAATATTTGAATATgaacaaatcaaaataaaatgacACAGAAAAATGTACATTGCATTGAGCAGAAATAATAAACTTGTTCTTTATTATAGGATAGAATAGAATTTAATTAATCTTTTACTTTACATTAACTTTAAATGATAACTTATTTTGACaaatataaatttaaatgaTAAGGTTGAAAACTCGGATAGAAATAATTAAATCTTAAGTTAATTTGTCAAATATAAGTTGAAATGTTAATGTaaatagaaataaatataaattctaattgaattatatttgttcaaaatgaagagattgaaAAGTCTACTAAAAATAATTCAACCTTATAAAGAAATGGTAAATGCAATCTAATTTGGGTCATTGAGCACATTTAAAGCAATGCCAAGTTCATAAAGAAAGCAAAAGAGAAAGTTCAAAATTCACGCAAAGTGCCACGTGTCAGCAAAGGGGACTACTACAGTAACTATTGCCTTTTGTTTATCTTATAGTAAGAAAGACACACTTCTCCTCTTTGTTATTaagttttttttcttaattgatCGGGAACATGGAAATATGCAAtacacccaaaaattttcagatGATCAAGAAATAGTCTTTTATCACTCCAAACTTCTTTAGGAGTTTTTTCGAAATTACTTCTGGCAGAACATCTATTTAACAGATAAATTGCACAAGAAAGTGCCTCTGTCGAAAAAGACTTTGACATATTTTTCAGTTTCAACATACACCTCACCACATTCATATCTGTCCTATTCTTTCTCTCTGCCACTCCATCTTGTTAGGGAGTGTACCTGAGAAGCAACTGATGTTGTATcccattttttttcaagaaaattatcaCACACCAAATATTTCTGATCCCTAtttgttttcaaaattttaatctCACACCCACTTTGCATCTCaacaaaagttttaaaaattttaaaagtatcACAAGTATcagatttttgtttcaaataatACACCCAAACTTTTCtgctaaaatcatcaataaaggTAATAAAATACTTGCAATCACCATTAGAAGAAACCTCCATAGTGCACAAGTCTGATAGAATAATTTCTAATGGTTTTTTGGCCCTCCATAATTTATCAATCTGAAAAACATTCCTATGTTGCTTTTCCAAAACACACATATCACAGATTCTACCAGAATTTCTAATACTAAGCAATCCACCAACCATCTTTTTACTGGCTAAAAATCTCAAACTATCAAAATTCAAATGACCAAATCGCATATGCCATAACCAATTACTGTCATCTTTCATTGTAttcaaatagaaaaaattgaaagaacTCAAATTCAGTGAAAATAAGCGATTTGAAGTCATTGGTACATTGACAATCAttccaatatttttttttttttatcaaaaatggTACAAGTACCATTCCTGATACGaatattatatttttcttaGACAACTGGCCCATACTCAACAAATTATGATGCAACCTAAGAACATAtaaaacatcaaaaataaaattagtagACCCATTTTTCAGGCTAATAGAAAATTGTTTTCCTTGTCAAATACTGGTAAAATAGTGTTATTTCCAAATTTAACTTCACCATAGACAAATTCACCAAGTTCAACAAATAATTCTTTCTTGCCAGACTTATAGTTACTACAGCCCATATCCAAATAccatttattttttatcaaCCACATCAATAGCATTACAGGCTAATAATAAAGTTtcaaatttattattattatcttgCACCTAATTGTTAGCAATATTAGTTTGAAAATTTCTATCTATATTTTCTCTAAATCTactttgaaattgtttatgtcTCAAATTTTCACAATTATAACATTGAATTTTCTAtccaaaattattttgaaaattattttgatcaaaattactTCTTCTGCCAAAATTATTACCTATACCTCTACCTGGACCacatttaaaattaaaattattaccTCTATCGTGTTTAGGATTTGATGTACCTCCTCTACCTCTATTATTGTGGCACGACCACTTCTGTTATTATAACCACCTATGTTTTTCTAACTGGATTCATCTTACTCTCTGACATCATTATTGCCTTTCAAATTTAGCTGAATCTGTAGCGCCTTCTCTACTGTATTCTTCTTCGAGGTATCCTCCAACTTCCCTTAATTCTTTGTTCTTGCAAAATTAATGACCCATGCAAATCTTCAATACTCAAATTCCCCAAATCTTTTGTTTCCTAGATCACAACTACTATATGATCAAATTTCATGGTTAGGGTATTGAGAACTTTGTCAATAAATGTTCTGTCAGAAAGGTCATACTAATTGAGTTTCATCTCGTTTTTAACCAATTACTTAAAGACACATGGCTACATTAATAAAATAATGCTTGGTTTAATTTTTTCTACACAAATTTCCTGCAACTCTGGAAGTTATTTCTTTGCGTCTGCCCCCATTTGTTCTTATCGATCTCCACTTTTCATCTTGACAGGGCTGTAAAGACCACTATCCCCAGGATTTTCGCTTTAAAATCCGGGCTTTCTTCTTCAGAGGATTTAATGGAAAGGAAAAAACTTATGTTTAATTGCTTCTTGCCCTGCTGTTCAGTCTTGATCAGTTTCATAGTTCGATTTCTTTGTGGCCTCCAAACTTTTCCTTAGACGATGAAGCTCTTTGATGTAATAATGAAGTCTGTCAATCATCACTCCCAGGAACAAGCTAAAACCTGCACAAAACCATCTTTCTCAAGATTTTCTTTAAGATTCTCTTTAGAGAAATCCTAACGTTCGAATTAAGAAATGGAGTTTCATTTTAATGTAGTTCCGAGGTCCAATAGTAATTTTTAAATGAGATTTCGTAAGAAAGAAAATCATAAAACTACCAGATTATACAATTCAAGATTTCGTGAATAATTGATACATTTAAACGCGACTGATGTTCTGGTAGTATTTGAAGCATCTGTGGGaacttaaatttaaaaaataatcaagaaagaaaaaactcaTCGAGAACGTCAATTGTCCTATTTGCCCaagtttttttttggataatctTTTTATACATTATCAATGTAAAGATTTTTTACATAAGCAAGTTTATATCATGCCACAtaacatgaattcaaatttaaaatttaaattatgcaCATGTGATATACATCTAAAGTTGCTAGTATAAAAAAATCAGTACACTGTCATTTCATAAAAagataatctttttttttctgctaAGTTGCCTGATTAAGAGGACTAagaattaaattttgaaaaagtgaAATTAAATTGAGAACGTGACTCAATGCAATCCATGCATATTAGTTTTTTGTATAGCTATAGTTAAAATCAAGCAGGCGATTGTCTACATGTAGGTAGGACAATAAATATTAGCGTATGCATGTAGGTTTATAAATTTATGCACAAGACACAATAAAGTCAATTCATGGGAATTCATAAGAAGACATGAAATTTTTTGCTTACCCAAGAGAATGGCTTCTAAAATTTGATTGACCAAAAGAATCTGATCAGTTGGGTTAATTGTGCCTGCCTCGACTGCACGATTCTGAATTTTCATGATATTGTTGAGGGTGGAGATGAAAATCATGAACAAGGTTCCTGCAACGGTCTTGGCTACCACAGGTCCTCGACCTTGCTTCATTTTGTCCACCATCATAACCGTTGGCTTTCTCAGAGGTGTTCTGAACAGAAGGGTCAGTATCAAAACCACTTCAGCAATAACAAGGGCGGAAAACGGTtgaatcattttttttccctatcAATGGAAAGAATATGTAATGGAGGCAAtaagaagtttttgaaattcaattttttttttaaagaaatcaAATGTTAAGCTCTCAATTTCTGCAGGAACAAATTCTCATCCATTCCACCTTCTTGTCATCTTGGGGGAAAATTTAATCAAATTAGTCAGATAGTGGACTCTAATACAAGGCAAATTGATTGACTCAGGAAAGATCAATTTCATGTCGGAATAAGAGGAAAACTAAATGGTGGTTCAAAGACATCAACGGAATGTGTACAAAGCAAGCATATCACAAGGGCTAGGTGGTTGAAGCAAAGAATATATTGCAGAAatgcctttcttttcctttctccgtttgctatgtttttttttttggataaaaattTCGTCAAAATTTGAACTAATGGTAGAAGTTACATCATCAAACATATACTGGTATCAAAGAACAAATTTGAAGAATAGATACACAATGGCATGGTGGTTGAAGCAAAGAATATATTGCAGAAatgcctttcttttcctttctccgTTTgctatgctttttttttttgataaaattttatcaaaatctGCAATAATGGCAGAAGTTACATAATTAGATATACACAGGTATCAAAGAATAAATCTAAAAAATAGATACTACATATCTAAAGAACAGATAAAAATTAGACTGtaaaattccaaaaaatattttaaaaataagataaaataattgtaATCCTACAAAAATCTGTGCAAGTTTCCAATCGCCAGATTTGCTTTTTTCAAAAGATATGATTTTTAACATATTTGATAAAATGATAGTTGGAAAAAAGGTATTAAAAAAATATCCCTTTATCAGATGTAGGTTACTCTTGCTCCGTGGTTTGGTTTATGTGTCATATCTTCAATATGAATGTGGCCACTCTTCGAAGGATTTTAAGATTTGGTCCAAAAACCTCGATTCTTCCATCCCATTTTCTTTCCCTTGAAAAAAAAGTTAAcattaatcgagtcgagtcaagTGAATAGTATATTATTCGACCTCAACTCGagttaaaaaatttagagtggaACTCAAGTTCGAACTCATAGAGTTCTTGAAAGTTCGAAAGTCTGGCTTGAgttcaaattcaattttattttgcattacTCAAGGTCATATTTATCAAGCCCAATCGAACTTATTTCGAGCCCAATTTAGCTTATTTTGAGCCCAATCaagtttaaaaatataaatttatattttatataattttaaacaagAGACAAAATAGATATTTcatactaataaataaaaaattacatatatatatatatgtatgtatatgtgtatCTATGTGCGTGTGTATGTGTGAAGTTCGATTGAACTTGATCAAACTTGACGAGTTCCATTAACCTCAACGAGTTTTCAAGTTTCACATATTAAATTCAAACTCAACTAGTCTAAAAACTCGAAATCGAACTCGCTCAATATAAGTTTGGAGTATGATCTGGGGTCTAGGTTTGTTTAGTCAGTAAAAGTCAATTGACttcttgacaaaaaaaaaaaatataagtttGAAGTTGAATTTTGGCCGAGCAAACTTGTGTGTTATTCAATTTAACTCGTTTGGTTTGCACCCCTTACAGAACCCCACTAAATCTCACACCCGATATTTGGGTCAACGGACTAGCCCAATCTCCTATCTTAACAACATTCTGAGCCCAGTCTCTCAATGCACTAGCCCAATTGTTCAATTAGCCTGGGTTATGGAAAATTCGCTGAGTGAACTGGGTaacaaaagtaaaaataaaaataaaattgctTACTGAAAATTTTATAGTGCATACTAAGTAAGGTAAACAAAAATGTGACTTGTTAATTGGTTAAtttatcaaataataaaaataagttaTTATgtgaataaataaacaaattacatattataGTTGTAATTTAGTATGGGCAATAATAAATGTATATAGCtatttgattttcttgattttagagAAAAAGATTGCAAATACTACTTATTTCAAGTTATTAGCCTTCCAATGCATGCAATTCTAAAACTTCCCATTTGCGTATATACAATTGAAAACTCAATGTATATTGTTTTAACGAGTTtggtaaatatttttttaatatatttttctagCGGGAGAAAAGTAGAATTTAAAAAAGTAGCAGAGAAAAATGACATTCAAATCTAgaacttcttttctttttttttttttttaaatttcaattttagtcATTAGATCAAAACCTCTTTGGCTCGATAAACATATTACAAAATCCTGAGACTTCACGCACGATAGACCAACAACAGCCAACACTTTAGACCAGGTCTTGACAATTTCAAGGCCTTGAAGGACTAAAAACATGCTCTTGCCATCAAAATCTACCGGCAAAGAGTGAACATGATCAAGTATCATGTCCATAAATTAAACACAATGTACAAGATAGTAAAAAGATGTTCCCAAGAAATCTAGAAAactaaaaatagtaaaatttgTACTATCACCAGAAAACTTTTCACACTGCAGGAATTTATAATGTAGGAAGGAGGATATTTCATAATTTGGGATACTCCTTTGTATGTTAAAGTGGAACATAAGTACCTATCATATGAAAAATCAAGTAATAAGTGGGTCCACAGTTGATGCAATTTTTCTATTGGGCAATCTGAACTGGACATCTTCTCACCCTCGTAAATggcattatctattcaaagtcTTTTTGGTGATGCATTCTTGTGTCCAAGTTGATATATTTAGTACAGAAGGCAGTTCTTTGGAACACAGGAAAAGATTACAGAAGACAGTTCCTGAGAATGCAGTAAAAGATTTATCTGAAGGGCCTTTCATAAAATGGCGCACGTTTTGGAATACATGCTACTAATTCTACTTCACAATCTTGGTTTATAATTTATCATAGAGTGCACTTACAAAAAAAGTTGTAAATTACGAAATTTTTAAATGACAGATACaaatataaaaatatctaaatttAAAGAGGTGGAtcatcatttaatttattttgtcgCTTAATTTGTATGTTAATTAGTATAGAATTTTCCTTTATTGTATTAAGCACAATTTGGTCCCAAAATCTAATTTGAGACTATATGCCCCATAATGGTAGAATCATATTCGCTATGGCCGAAGTCTCTTTAATCAAACATAGACTTACAAAGACAAAAGAACCCTAACCTAATGCTCTCAGGCCTCAATAATACTATGCTAACAAGAAATGAAACATTTTCCCGCCAATTCAAAGGGTCCATTAAAAATTGGATCAAACACTTGTAAATAATAATCTAAGTTTAGGATTAAACTATGAAAGAATTAAACTCTCCCAGTGTGAAATGTTATATGCGATAATGGCTTTAATGATCTACTTATGAAGCATGAGTTTGCCCTTCTATAAAGAGACTACTATTCACTTGAAATTTGAAAGGCATTGTTCTACACCATAAGCTGAAACTTTCCAAATAGAGCTATTATTCAAATAAACCACATTACATAGCAACATAGGTTGTAACCCCAACCATAAGGTAGACCTAAACACTTAAGATACAGTGCATACTTCCTATCACACTTAGGACGCAATAGAAGTCATGGAGAATATCCTCTAAGGAGCTCCCGGACCACCAAATCCTCCACCAAATCCACCACTTCTGCCACCGAGCCCACCACTTTCGCCACCGTGGCCGAAACCAGCATCACCTCCAAAACCCACGCCAAGTCCGGCCCCACCGTGAATGCCACTTCCAGGTCCAGACCCAAGCCCAAACCCGAATCCACTGCCACCGCCACCGCCACCTCCAACACCAATCCTTCCACCTATACCACCAAGTGGTCCTCCTCCACCACCAGCTCCGAGGTCAACACCACCTCCAAAACCAGCTCCACTACCAGCACCAGTACTTCCTGAAATGCCTCCCATTGGAGGTGGACGACGTAAACCACTGCCTATAGTACCACTGCCATCGAATCCATCGCCATTGTCTTCCGCATCACCTTCATCACCGCCCGGGCTTTGATCAAATCCATTACCACCATCTTCTTCTGCATTGCCTTCTTCACTTTGCGGAAGGACGGAGGTTTTGTTTCCTTCATTATTCAACAAAACTCGAGCCCCAACAATGCATGCAAGGGCACTAATTACAAGCACCAAGACAACAACCTTACTAGACATTTCTACCATGCAAATGTTAGCTTACAGTGATGAACTTGCCAATATATGAGAAGGAATTATAGCAGAAGGGCTATATATACGTAAAATCATGCATAAAAGACAAAATTGTAAAGGTAACAGTTGAGATTTGAGAGTGAAGGCTGTGAAGCTTAAATGCTTACATGATTTCAATGTATCAGCTGACAAACATGCAAGCATGCGTGTGGGAaatggtatatatatataattactaGTATATGAGAAGGGATTATTGCAGAAGGGCAAATATGTCTGTAAAATCATGCATAAAAGACAAAATTGTAAGGATCAACGGTTGAGATTTGAGCGTGAGTGTTAAATGATTACATGATTTTAATGCAATCAGCTGACATATATGCATGCATGCACGTTGGGAATGGTACAATTGCTACAAATTCTAGGCCCTTGCCTGCAGCTCTGAGAAGCCTGAAAAAGAGAATTGATCTTTACTCCGCAATAAAGTCGATGTGCACTTTGATTATATCGAAGACTCGCAGGC is part of the Coffea eugenioides isolate CCC68of chromosome 6, Ceug_1.0, whole genome shotgun sequence genome and encodes:
- the LOC113774232 gene encoding glycine-rich cell wall structural protein 1-like, producing the protein MSSKVVVLVLVISALACIVGARVLLNNEGNKTSVLPQSEEGNAEEDGGNGFDQSPGGDEGDAEDNGDGFDGSGTIGSGLRRPPPMGGISGSTGAGSGAGFGGGVDLGAGGGGGPLGGIGGRIGVGGGGGGGSGFGFGLGSGPGSGIHGGAGLGVGFGGDAGFGHGGESGGLGGRSGGFGGGFGGPGAP
- the LOC113776146 gene encoding uncharacterized protein LOC113776146 codes for the protein MIQPFSALVIAEVVLILTLLFRTPLRKPTVMMVDKMKQGRGPVVAKTVAGTLFMIFISTLNNIMKIQNRAVEAGTINPTDQILLVNQILEAILLGFSLFLGVMIDRLHYYIKELHRLRKSLEATKKSNYETDQD